The following are encoded together in the Parabacteroides chongii genome:
- the cmk gene encoding (d)CMP kinase: MKKIVIAIDGVSSTGKSTMAKDLAKEIGYTYIDTGAMYRAVTLYCIQHNLFKGDQIDEEKLQALMDDIHISLRFNPETGRPDTYLNGVKVEKEIRGMEVAKWVSPVATLGFVRRALVAMQQEMGKEKGIIMDGRDIGTVVFPDAELKIYVTASPEVRAQRRLDELKAKGEAASFEEVLDNVKTRDHIDSTRKESPLRQADDAVVLDNSHMTIAEQKAWLLVQYNKAAAE; the protein is encoded by the coding sequence ATGAAAAAGATAGTAATTGCGATAGATGGTGTTTCTTCTACAGGGAAAAGTACCATGGCAAAAGATTTGGCGAAAGAAATAGGTTATACTTATATCGATACCGGTGCCATGTACCGTGCCGTAACCTTGTATTGCATCCAGCATAATTTGTTCAAAGGCGATCAGATCGATGAAGAGAAGCTTCAGGCATTGATGGATGATATCCATATTTCTCTCCGTTTTAATCCGGAGACCGGTCGTCCGGATACTTATCTGAACGGCGTGAAGGTTGAAAAGGAAATCCGGGGAATGGAAGTCGCCAAATGGGTAAGTCCGGTAGCCACTCTCGGGTTTGTTCGTCGTGCACTGGTTGCCATGCAGCAGGAAATGGGGAAAGAAAAAGGGATTATCATGGATGGCCGGGATATCGGTACGGTAGTCTTTCCGGATGCCGAACTGAAGATTTACGTAACGGCCAGTCCGGAAGTACGTGCGCAACGCCGTTTGGATGAACTGAAGGCGAAAGGCGAAGCGGCTTCTTTTGAAGAAGTGCTCGATAATGTCAAGACACGTGACCATATCGATTCTACCCGCAAGGAAAGTCCGTTGCGCCAGGCGGATGATGCCGTTGTGCTGGATAACTCGCACATGACTATCGCTGAACAAAAAGCATGGCTTCTTGTTCAATATAATAAAGCTGCTGCCGAATAA
- a CDS encoding GNAT family N-acetyltransferase, with product MSSSTVIECRPVKDFSDPLLDKVEKTYNDSFPEAERRAFSLVRELVKDESRFSVYALFKDKEYAGFITAWRFVGFSYVEHFAIEASARNGGTGGEAMRQFMALCDTPIVLEVEIPTEEMSMRRIGFYERLGYVLDDHVYFQPPYRPGEPLLEMRLMTYGELDLKQSFEEVKNNLYRYVYGVNECR from the coding sequence ATGAGTTCAAGTACGGTAATCGAATGCAGGCCGGTTAAAGATTTTTCCGATCCTTTGTTGGATAAAGTAGAAAAAACATATAATGATTCTTTTCCGGAGGCCGAGCGACGGGCGTTTTCCCTGGTGAGAGAGTTGGTCAAAGATGAATCGCGTTTTAGCGTTTACGCGCTGTTTAAAGATAAGGAATATGCCGGCTTCATTACAGCCTGGCGTTTTGTCGGCTTTTCCTATGTGGAGCATTTTGCTATTGAGGCTTCCGCCCGTAATGGAGGTACAGGAGGAGAGGCTATGAGGCAGTTTATGGCGCTTTGTGACACTCCGATTGTCTTGGAAGTAGAAATACCCACCGAAGAGATGAGTATGCGTAGAATAGGCTTCTATGAGCGCTTGGGGTATGTGCTGGACGATCATGTTTATTTCCAGCCTCCGTATCGTCCGGGAGAACCCTTGTTGGAAATGCGGTTAATGACCTATGGTGAGCTCGATTTGAAACAGTCTTTTGAGGAAGTGAAGAACAACCTTTACCGATATGTATACGGCGTTAATGAATGCCGGTAG
- a CDS encoding MotA/TolQ/ExbB proton channel family protein, which translates to MKKYFAKTFMGLCALGISTVAFAQDAAAGAEQVVEGGMYQALKVKFIEGGADFMSLVAIALIFGLAFCLERIIYLNLAETNASKLLKGIEDALDKGDVEGAKAIARDTRGPIASIAYQGLMRIDQGIDVVEKSIVSYGGVQGGLLEKNMSWITLFIAMAPSLGFLGTVVGMVMAFDKIEQVGDISPTVVAGGMKVALITTVGGLVVALILQVFYNYLLSKLEAILNQMEDASITLIDMVIKYNLKFKK; encoded by the coding sequence ATGAAAAAGTATTTTGCAAAAACATTCATGGGTTTATGTGCCCTTGGAATCTCTACCGTAGCATTCGCGCAGGACGCTGCAGCCGGAGCTGAACAAGTTGTTGAAGGTGGTATGTACCAGGCTTTGAAAGTTAAGTTCATCGAAGGTGGTGCAGACTTCATGAGTTTGGTTGCTATCGCTTTGATTTTCGGTTTGGCTTTCTGCCTTGAAAGAATTATTTATCTGAACTTAGCTGAAACTAACGCCAGCAAATTATTAAAAGGTATCGAAGACGCCCTTGATAAAGGCGACGTAGAAGGTGCAAAAGCTATCGCTCGTGATACAAGAGGTCCTATCGCTTCTATCGCTTACCAAGGCTTGATGAGAATCGACCAGGGTATCGACGTTGTTGAAAAATCAATCGTTTCTTACGGTGGTGTACAGGGTGGTCTTTTGGAAAAGAACATGTCATGGATCACATTGTTTATCGCTATGGCTCCGTCATTAGGATTCTTGGGTACTGTAGTTGGTATGGTTATGGCGTTCGACAAAATCGAACAGGTTGGTGATATCAGCCCGACGGTTGTTGCCGGTGGTATGAAAGTGGCTTTGATCACAACAGTAGGTGGTCTTGTTGTAGCTTTGATCCTTCAGGTATTCTATAACTATTTGTTGAGCAAACTGGAAGCTATCCTGAACCAGATGGAAGACGCTTCTATTACTTTGATCGACATGGTTATCAAATACAACCTTAAATTCAAAAAATAA
- a CDS encoding biopolymer transporter ExbD has product MGRKKRKVPAMNATSSADIAFMLLIFFLITTSMDTDKGLARRLPPPVPKDQKKNEEMDIKKRNILVVLINSNNQILCNNEFIDIKQLKDKVREFIENPYNDEHKPEKVEVDVPYFGKQMVTKNHVISLQNDRGTEYQAYIDVQNELAKAYNELRDEVSKKKFGKAFADLEEDQQKAVQMIYPQKISEAEPKNYGGK; this is encoded by the coding sequence ATGGGAAGAAAAAAGAGAAAAGTGCCCGCAATGAATGCGACTTCTTCAGCCGATATTGCTTTCATGTTGCTTATCTTCTTCCTTATTACTACTTCAATGGACACAGATAAAGGTTTGGCAAGACGTTTGCCGCCTCCTGTACCCAAAGACCAGAAGAAAAATGAAGAAATGGATATCAAAAAGAGAAATATCCTGGTCGTACTGATCAACAGTAACAACCAAATTCTCTGTAATAATGAATTCATTGATATTAAGCAACTGAAAGACAAGGTTAGAGAATTCATTGAGAATCCTTATAACGATGAGCACAAACCTGAAAAGGTTGAAGTAGACGTACCGTATTTCGGAAAACAGATGGTAACTAAAAATCACGTTATCTCTCTGCAGAACGACCGCGGCACTGAATACCAGGCTTACATCGATGTTCAGAACGAATTGGCAAAAGCCTACAACGAACTGAGAGATGAGGTTTCTAAAAAGAAATTCGGTAAAGCTTTCGCTGACCTGGAGGAAGATCAACAAAAGGCTGTGCAGATGATTTATCCGCAAAAGATATCAGAAGCAGAACCTAAAAATTATGGAGGTAAATAA
- a CDS encoding 4-hydroxy-3-methylbut-2-enyl diphosphate reductase yields MIEVEIDKGSGFCFGVVTAIESAERELDNTDILYCLGDIVHNSLEVERLQVQGLRTIDHEEFSTLKGKKVLLRAHGEPPSTYEIAKQNDITIVDATCPVVLQLQKRIHKCYQETREHHTQLVIYGKKGHAEVNGLVGQTEGTAIVIEKTEDLDRLDFGRDICLFSQTTKSLDGFRKIVEEIQKRKAEDTRFEYYDTICRQVANRLPNIKAFASSHDWVYFVAGKKSSNGKMLLEECRKANPNTIFISEVKEITEPLPAGVRRVGVCGATSTPKWLMEEVAVRIRELNADR; encoded by the coding sequence ATGATTGAAGTCGAAATAGATAAAGGTTCCGGATTCTGTTTTGGAGTTGTCACAGCCATCGAAAGTGCCGAACGTGAGTTGGACAATACGGATATATTGTATTGCTTGGGTGACATTGTGCACAACAGTCTGGAAGTGGAACGTCTTCAGGTACAGGGATTGCGTACCATCGATCATGAAGAATTTTCCACACTGAAAGGAAAGAAAGTCCTGCTCCGTGCACACGGCGAACCTCCCTCTACCTACGAGATTGCCAAACAGAATGACATAACGATTGTCGATGCAACCTGTCCGGTTGTACTCCAGTTACAGAAGAGGATACATAAATGCTATCAGGAAACGCGTGAACATCATACGCAGTTGGTGATATACGGTAAAAAAGGACATGCAGAAGTGAACGGTCTGGTCGGACAGACGGAAGGGACCGCCATCGTGATCGAGAAGACGGAAGACTTGGACCGTCTGGATTTCGGACGTGATATCTGCCTCTTTTCCCAGACAACGAAATCGTTGGACGGATTCCGTAAGATCGTGGAAGAGATACAGAAGCGGAAAGCGGAAGACACCCGCTTTGAATATTACGACACGATCTGTCGTCAGGTAGCCAATCGTTTGCCGAATATAAAAGCCTTTGCATCCAGCCATGACTGGGTTTATTTTGTAGCGGGCAAAAAGAGTTCGAACGGAAAGATGCTGCTGGAAGAATGCCGGAAAGCGAATCCCAATACCATTTTCATTTCAGAGGTGAAAGAGATCACCGAACCGCTTCCCGCCGGTGTCCGCCGTGTAGGGGTTTGCGGGGCTACGTCCACTCCGAAATGGCTGATGGAAGAGGTCGCAGTCCGTATCCGGGAGTTGAATGCAGACCGTTGA
- a CDS encoding TatD family hydrolase gives MKLIDTHNHLYLEEFDPEQEALADIARESGIDTILLPNVDISTIKRMHDLSDRFPDFAYPMMGLHPTSVDEHYSENLKITESWLGKRFYCGIGEIGIDLYWDKTYLKEQKIVFEEQLKWSIDLDLPVAIHTREAYAEVLDSIHKVGPDKLKGVFHSFTGTTDELEEIKKLSGFKLGINGVVTFKNSKLSDTIKESNIYNIVLETDAPYLAPVPYRGRRNEPVYIWKTAEKVADTFGLSLDETVQITRKNALDLFKIPNKKA, from the coding sequence ATGAAACTCATAGATACGCATAACCATCTGTATTTGGAAGAATTTGATCCGGAACAGGAGGCTTTGGCTGATATTGCCCGGGAATCAGGGATCGACACGATCCTGCTTCCCAACGTAGACATTTCCACCATCAAACGGATGCACGATTTAAGCGATCGTTTTCCGGATTTCGCCTACCCCATGATGGGATTACACCCGACCAGTGTGGATGAACATTATAGCGAGAATCTCAAAATAACAGAATCCTGGCTGGGAAAACGTTTTTACTGCGGAATCGGAGAAATAGGAATTGACTTGTATTGGGACAAAACCTATCTGAAAGAACAGAAAATTGTTTTTGAAGAACAGTTGAAGTGGAGTATCGACCTGGATTTGCCGGTAGCCATTCATACCCGGGAGGCTTATGCAGAAGTGTTAGACAGCATTCACAAAGTCGGTCCGGACAAACTAAAAGGTGTTTTCCACAGTTTTACCGGTACCACGGATGAACTGGAGGAAATAAAAAAACTGTCCGGGTTTAAACTCGGTATTAACGGAGTCGTTACATTTAAAAATTCCAAACTTTCGGACACCATCAAGGAGAGTAATATCTATAATATTGTATTGGAAACGGACGCTCCTTACCTCGCTCCGGTTCCTTACAGGGGAAGAAGAAATGAACCCGTATATATATGGAAAACGGCAGAGAAGGTAGCGGACACATTCGGCCTTAGCCTTGATGAAACCGTACAAATTACAAGAAAAAACGCATTGGATTTATTTAAAATTCCCAATAAAAAGGCTTAG
- the meaB gene encoding methylmalonyl Co-A mutase-associated GTPase MeaB, with protein sequence MEHPENDDLYRGLKVNKGVADVPTVNPYLKKRLQRKEYTPSEFVEGILKGNITILSQAVTLVESAKYEHQQLAQEIIEKCLPHAGKSVRIGITGVPGAGKSTSIDAFGMHLIKEGRKLAVLAIDPSSERSKGSILGDKTRMEALSREKNAFIRPSPSAGSLGGVARKTRETIVLCEAAGFDTVFVETVGVGQSETAVHSMVDFFLLIQLAGTGDELQGIKRGIMEMADGIIINKADGDNVEKAKLAAAQFRNALHLFPPADSGWFPKVLTYSGYYNLGIKEIWDMVGEYMEFTKKNGYFNFKRNEQAKYWMYESINDTLRETFYHNPAVESMLLHTEQQVLNNEISSFVAAKRMMDLFLENLSKK encoded by the coding sequence ATGGAACATCCCGAAAACGACGATCTTTACAGAGGATTAAAGGTAAACAAGGGAGTAGCCGACGTACCGACTGTAAACCCCTACCTCAAAAAGAGACTTCAACGCAAAGAATATACCCCTTCCGAGTTTGTCGAAGGGATACTGAAAGGAAATATAACCATCCTCAGCCAGGCAGTTACGCTGGTCGAGAGTGCAAAATACGAACATCAGCAGCTGGCACAGGAAATCATCGAAAAATGTCTTCCTCATGCCGGTAAATCAGTCCGCATCGGCATTACCGGCGTTCCCGGAGCCGGGAAAAGCACCTCTATAGATGCTTTCGGCATGCATCTGATCAAGGAAGGGCGCAAGCTGGCGGTACTGGCTATCGACCCGAGCAGCGAACGTTCCAAAGGAAGTATTCTGGGAGACAAGACCCGCATGGAGGCTTTGTCGCGCGAGAAGAATGCATTTATCCGCCCTTCCCCATCCGCTGGATCATTGGGTGGCGTGGCACGTAAGACCCGCGAAACGATCGTCTTGTGTGAAGCAGCCGGTTTCGATACCGTATTCGTTGAAACAGTGGGTGTCGGACAAAGCGAAACGGCCGTTCATTCCATGGTCGATTTCTTCCTGCTTATCCAGCTGGCCGGAACAGGCGACGAACTGCAAGGCATCAAGCGAGGTATCATGGAAATGGCAGACGGTATTATTATCAACAAGGCCGATGGGGATAATGTCGAAAAAGCAAAATTGGCTGCTGCCCAGTTCAGAAATGCCTTGCATCTCTTCCCACCCGCAGATTCGGGATGGTTTCCTAAAGTGCTGACCTATTCGGGTTACTACAACCTGGGTATCAAGGAAATCTGGGACATGGTCGGTGAATATATGGAGTTCACGAAAAAGAACGGTTATTTCAATTTCAAACGGAATGAACAGGCTAAGTACTGGATGTATGAAAGTATCAACGATACATTGCGGGAAACATTCTATCATAATCCGGCAGTTGAAAGCATGCTGCTCCATACAGAGCAGCAGGTGCTGAACAACGAAATCAGCTCATTCGTTGCCGCCAAGAGGATGATGGATCTGTTCCTCGAAAACTTATCGAAGAAATAA
- the pfkA gene encoding 6-phosphofructokinase → MSTIKCIGILTSGGDAPGMNAAIRAVTRSAIYNGMRVKGIFRGYRGLITGEIEEFKTQNVSNIIQRGGTILKTARCMEFKTPEGRKQAYDKLMEEGIDALIAIGGDGTLTGARIFAQEFNYPIVGVPGTIDNDLYGTDITIGYDTALNTIMECVDKIRDTATSHDRLFFIEVMGRDAGFLALNGAIASGAEAAIIPEISMEKDQLAEMIENGFRKSKNSSIVLVAESEVTGGAMGVAERVKTEYPQFDVRVSILGHLQRGGSPTAQDRILATRMGVGAVDALLDDQRNVMMGIQNDQIVYVPFSKAIKNDKPINRDLLNTLRVSSI, encoded by the coding sequence ATGTCTACAATTAAATGTATTGGTATTTTAACGTCCGGAGGTGATGCTCCCGGGATGAACGCTGCCATCCGTGCAGTGACGCGTTCCGCTATTTATAACGGGATGAGAGTAAAAGGTATTTTCCGAGGATACAGAGGATTGATTACAGGTGAGATTGAGGAGTTCAAGACACAAAATGTAAGTAACATCATCCAGCGTGGCGGAACAATATTGAAAACGGCCCGTTGTATGGAGTTCAAAACTCCCGAAGGCCGTAAGCAGGCATATGACAAGTTAATGGAGGAAGGTATTGATGCGTTGATCGCCATCGGTGGTGACGGGACATTGACCGGTGCACGTATTTTTGCACAGGAATTTAATTATCCGATCGTCGGAGTTCCGGGTACAATCGATAATGACCTGTATGGTACAGATATAACGATCGGCTATGATACTGCATTGAATACAATCATGGAGTGCGTGGATAAGATCCGCGACACTGCCACTTCTCACGATCGTCTTTTCTTTATCGAAGTGATGGGACGCGATGCCGGTTTCCTGGCATTGAACGGTGCGATCGCTTCCGGTGCGGAAGCTGCCATTATTCCGGAAATATCCATGGAGAAAGACCAGTTGGCTGAAATGATCGAGAACGGTTTCCGTAAATCAAAGAACAGTAGTATCGTATTGGTTGCAGAAAGTGAAGTAACAGGTGGAGCAATGGGAGTTGCCGAACGTGTGAAAACTGAATACCCTCAATTCGATGTACGTGTGTCTATCCTGGGGCACTTGCAGCGTGGTGGTTCTCCTACGGCTCAGGATCGTATCCTGGCAACCCGTATGGGCGTTGGTGCGGTCGATGCTTTGCTGGATGACCAGCGTAATGTGATGATGGGGATACAGAATGACCAGATTGTATATGTTCCGTTCTCAAAAGCTATTAAGAATGACAAACCGATCAACCGTGATTTGCTGAATACACTGCGTGTGTCTTCTATCTGA
- the porQ gene encoding type IX secretion system protein PorQ translates to MRHTLIILLFSFVLQSVAAQSGDQVFEFLTLPSSARANALGGHTVSLVERDPSLIFHNPALLGGEMDGMINLDYMNYIADVNVGSALFTKAFRERGAWGAGVHYFHNGKFKGMDEHNRPTGDFTANDIALNGFFSYDLSERWRGGVSMKFLYSNYDIYTSLGLCFDAGLSYYNSEKEFSFGVVLKNIGAQLKPYYEDRQKMPWDIQMGITKKMNHAPLRLSLTAMYLNRWKFDYIDNADPDYKGDNFAKALFKHLVIGIDYIPSENFWIGVGFNPKTKMDMKLQGGGNGLSGFSAGAGVKIKMFDVGVSFAKYHPSAMSMMVSVSTTLADFKP, encoded by the coding sequence ATGAGACATACATTAATTATATTGCTCTTTTCATTCGTTTTACAATCGGTCGCGGCACAATCCGGAGATCAGGTATTTGAATTTTTAACTTTACCTTCTTCTGCCCGGGCGAATGCCTTGGGAGGACATACCGTATCACTGGTAGAACGGGATCCGTCCCTTATCTTTCACAATCCGGCTCTGCTCGGCGGAGAAATGGACGGAATGATCAATCTGGATTATATGAATTATATAGCGGATGTCAATGTGGGGAGCGCTTTGTTTACGAAAGCTTTCCGCGAACGTGGTGCCTGGGGAGCGGGGGTGCATTATTTCCATAACGGGAAATTCAAGGGAATGGATGAACACAACCGGCCTACCGGCGATTTTACAGCAAACGATATCGCTCTGAATGGATTCTTTTCATACGACCTGTCCGAACGTTGGCGAGGTGGGGTTTCCATGAAGTTCCTGTATTCAAACTATGACATCTACACATCATTGGGACTCTGTTTTGATGCCGGATTAAGTTATTATAATTCGGAAAAGGAGTTTTCTTTCGGTGTTGTTCTGAAAAATATCGGAGCCCAGTTGAAGCCTTATTACGAAGATCGTCAGAAAATGCCGTGGGACATTCAGATGGGTATTACCAAAAAGATGAATCATGCCCCTCTGCGGCTGTCCCTGACAGCCATGTATCTGAACCGGTGGAAATTCGATTATATAGATAATGCCGATCCTGATTACAAAGGCGATAATTTTGCGAAAGCATTGTTTAAACACCTGGTGATCGGTATCGATTATATCCCCAGTGAAAACTTTTGGATCGGTGTCGGTTTCAATCCGAAAACGAAGATGGACATGAAACTGCAGGGAGGCGGAAACGGTCTGTCCGGATTTTCAGCAGGAGCCGGTGTGAAGATAAAAATGTTTGATGTCGGTGTCTCATTTGCTAAATACCATCCGTCAGCTATGTCGATGATGGTAAGCGTTTCGACAACACTCGCCGATTTTAAACCTTAG
- a CDS encoding energy transducer TonB: MEVKKSPKADLEKGKTLGILMGMVVGLAVLFVGFEWGTRDVQIVKSEGVADIIAEEEIEITRPEDTPPPPPPPPAPATVEQLNIVDDDVELDQVDIISSEDDQSSAQVEAYVAPAVVEEEEESAQQIFTVVETMPEFPGGQGALLQFLAKSIKYPVIAQENGIQGRVTCSFVVNKDGSIVDAEVIRGVDPSLDKEALRVINTMPKWSPGKQRGKPVRVKYTVPVTFRLQ, from the coding sequence ATGGAAGTTAAGAAATCACCGAAAGCGGACTTGGAAAAGGGCAAAACACTCGGTATCCTGATGGGTATGGTTGTTGGGTTGGCCGTTTTGTTCGTTGGGTTCGAATGGGGAACCCGTGATGTCCAGATCGTCAAAAGCGAAGGCGTGGCTGATATCATCGCTGAAGAAGAAATTGAAATTACAAGACCGGAGGACACGCCTCCTCCTCCACCTCCTCCCCCAGCGCCAGCTACTGTAGAGCAGCTGAACATCGTGGACGATGACGTGGAACTGGACCAGGTAGATATCATCTCATCTGAGGACGACCAGAGTTCTGCACAGGTAGAAGCCTATGTAGCACCGGCAGTCGTTGAAGAAGAAGAAGAATCTGCTCAACAGATCTTTACCGTTGTAGAAACAATGCCGGAATTTCCGGGTGGACAGGGTGCTTTATTGCAGTTCCTTGCTAAATCCATCAAATATCCGGTTATTGCACAGGAAAACGGTATCCAAGGTCGTGTTACTTGTTCATTCGTTGTTAACAAAGACGGTTCAATCGTTGACGCAGAAGTGATCCGTGGTGTAGACCCTTCTTTGGATAAAGAAGCTCTCCGTGTGATCAACACCATGCCGAAATGGTCTCCTGGTAAGCAGAGAGGTAAACCAGTACGTGTAAAATATACCGTACCTGTTACTTTCAGATTGCAATAA
- a CDS encoding polyprenyl synthetase family protein, whose translation MLSFNEILQKVEREISQLSFDYPPKSLYDPIEYILSLGGKRIRPALALMACNLYKENIDNVINPALGIEVFHNFTLLHDDLMDKADKRRNKPTVHKVWNDNTAILSGDAMLIAAYQLIGKTEPDCLKEVFDLFTDTALEICGGQQYDMEFELRTDVTEPEYIEMIRLKTAVLLACSLKIGAIIGGASQEDTDNLYDFGINIGLAFQLQDDLLDVYGDTATFGKNIGGDITCNKKTFLLIHAFELASPEQKAILTSWIDKTQFIPTEKIEVFTNIYNELHLKEITTAKMQGYYDKAMDHLSKLSVAPEKLTILTDVSNRLMYRQS comes from the coding sequence ATGTTATCCTTCAACGAGATCCTTCAAAAAGTAGAAAGAGAAATATCCCAACTGAGTTTTGACTATCCCCCTAAAAGTTTATACGACCCGATTGAATATATTCTATCGTTGGGAGGAAAAAGGATCCGTCCGGCACTCGCTTTAATGGCCTGCAACCTGTACAAAGAAAATATAGACAATGTCATCAACCCGGCATTGGGTATTGAAGTGTTCCATAACTTCACATTGCTTCACGACGACCTCATGGATAAGGCCGACAAAAGAAGAAACAAACCGACCGTTCATAAAGTATGGAACGATAATACGGCGATCCTTTCCGGAGATGCCATGCTGATCGCAGCTTACCAGTTAATAGGAAAAACAGAGCCGGATTGCCTGAAAGAGGTATTCGACCTGTTCACCGATACTGCCCTTGAAATATGCGGAGGACAGCAATATGACATGGAATTTGAATTGCGGACAGACGTAACCGAACCCGAATACATTGAAATGATCCGGTTGAAAACAGCCGTCTTACTCGCTTGCAGCCTGAAAATCGGAGCAATCATAGGTGGCGCATCCCAAGAAGATACCGACAACCTGTACGATTTCGGTATAAACATCGGACTGGCATTCCAGCTACAGGATGACTTGCTGGACGTTTACGGAGATACCGCTACATTCGGTAAAAACATAGGAGGTGACATCACCTGCAACAAAAAAACATTCTTATTGATACACGCATTCGAACTGGCTTCACCGGAACAAAAAGCAATCCTTACAAGCTGGATCGATAAAACCCAATTTATCCCCACAGAGAAAATAGAAGTATTCACTAACATATATAATGAATTACATCTGAAAGAGATCACGACGGCTAAAATGCAGGGATATTATGATAAGGCAATGGATCATCTATCCAAACTAAGTGTAGCTCCGGAGAAATTGACCATTCTGACAGATGTAAGTAACCGTTTAATGTACCGCCAATCTTAA
- a CDS encoding ExbD/TolR family protein, whose product MGKFSKAGGREMPELNTSSLPDLVFAFLFFIMMVTTMREVTLKVVFQAPQATELQKLEKKSLVTFIYVGKPTQELRAKMGSETRLQLNDQFAEVSEIETYIAQEKSSMKEEDQPFMTVSIKADKETKMGVITDVKQALREAYALKISYSARQRVD is encoded by the coding sequence ATGGGAAAATTTAGTAAAGCGGGCGGTAGAGAAATGCCCGAATTAAATACTTCATCATTACCTGACTTGGTGTTTGCCTTCCTGTTCTTCATCATGATGGTAACAACTATGCGTGAAGTTACTTTAAAAGTTGTTTTCCAGGCTCCTCAGGCTACTGAGCTTCAAAAGTTGGAAAAGAAATCATTAGTAACATTCATTTACGTAGGTAAACCAACTCAGGAATTGAGAGCTAAGATGGGTTCTGAAACCCGCTTGCAGTTGAACGATCAGTTCGCAGAAGTAAGCGAAATCGAAACTTACATCGCACAAGAGAAGTCAAGTATGAAAGAGGAAGATCAGCCGTTTATGACTGTATCCATCAAAGCAGATAAAGAGACTAAGATGGGTGTTATCACAGACGTAAAACAGGCTCTTCGTGAAGCATACGCATTGAAGATTAGCTACTCTGCAAGACAGCGTGTTGACTAA
- a CDS encoding Lrp/AsnC family transcriptional regulator: protein MAHHQLDELDEKILKLIIGNARMPFLEVARECNVSGAAIHQRIQKLTNLGVIKGSEFIVDNTKVGYETCAYMGLFLKSPGQFPSVTEALKQIPEVVECHYTTGQYDLFIKIYAKNNQHLLNIIHNKLQPLGLARTESLISFKEAFKRQIPIDLDDE, encoded by the coding sequence ATGGCACACCATCAACTGGATGAATTGGATGAAAAAATATTAAAGCTTATTATAGGCAATGCCCGCATGCCCTTCCTAGAAGTAGCCAGAGAATGCAATGTATCAGGAGCCGCTATACATCAGAGAATACAAAAACTCACCAACCTTGGTGTTATCAAAGGATCAGAATTTATCGTGGATAATACGAAAGTTGGTTATGAAACCTGTGCTTATATGGGATTATTCCTGAAATCTCCGGGACAATTTCCTTCCGTGACAGAAGCATTGAAGCAAATCCCGGAAGTTGTAGAATGCCACTATACGACCGGGCAGTACGATCTGTTCATTAAAATATACGCAAAGAACAACCAGCATCTGCTGAATATTATCCATAATAAATTACAGCCATTAGGGCTGGCCCGAACAGAATCCCTGATCTCTTTCAAGGAGGCTTTTAAAAGACAGATACCAATCGATCTGGATGACGAATAA